The Henckelia pumila isolate YLH828 chromosome 2, ASM3356847v2, whole genome shotgun sequence genome includes a window with the following:
- the LOC140883865 gene encoding protein DEHYDRATION-INDUCED 19 homolog 5-like isoform X3 has translation MDVDFWAARVHSAKNIANVQPTRLSYSGKHGAVEEEAESEVRAWFPCPFCYVEIEVLVLCIHLQEEHCFDLKNARRKKSLKSGFWSNVSPNVVKDLRELSSFLGTSSATSLSEPAHDPLLSPFLYNVPLSVFKGSQKGAPSCIAATSDATSTNEALSNEVDEQKYEEKNLRAKFIQELVASAI, from the exons ATGGATGTGGATTTTTGGGCTGCAAGAGTTCACTCAGCCAAGAACATCGCTAATGTCCAGCCTACTAGACTCAGTTACTCTg GTAAACATGGGGCGGTGGAAGAGGAAGCAGAAAGTGAAGTGAGAGCTTGGTTTCCTTgccctttctgttatgtggaaATTGAAGTTCTTGTGCTTTGTATCCATCTACAAGAAGAGCATTGTTTCGACTTGAAAAACGCG AGGCGGAAAAAATCCCTAAAATCTGGTTTCTGGAGCAATGTATCTCCAAATGTAGTGAAGGACTTGCGAGAACTAAGTTCATTTCTTGGTACAAGTTCAGCCACTAGCTTGAGTGAACCTGCTCATGATCCACTCCTTTCACCATTTCTTTACAATGTGCCTTTGTCAGTCTTTAAAGGCAGCCAGAAGGGTGCGCCCTCTTGTATCGCTGCAACAAGTGACGCGACAAG caCCAACGAAGCACTGTCAAATGAAGTGGACGAACAAAAGTACGAGGAAAAAAACCTTCGCGCTAAATTCATCCAGGAGCTGGTTGCATCAGCCATTTAA
- the LOC140883865 gene encoding protein DEHYDRATION-INDUCED 19 homolog 5-like isoform X1 — protein sequence MDVDFWAARVHSAKNIANVQPTRLSYSGKHGAVEEEAESEVRAWFPCPFCYVEIEVLVLCIHLQEEHCFDLKNAVCPICAANLGKDPLSHFTVQHMHSIKQRRKKSLKSGFWSNVSPNVVKDLRELSSFLGTSSATSLSEPAHDPLLSPFLYNVPLSVFKGSQKGAPSCIAATSDATSTNEALSNEVDEQKYEEKNLRAKFIQELVASAI from the exons ATGGATGTGGATTTTTGGGCTGCAAGAGTTCACTCAGCCAAGAACATCGCTAATGTCCAGCCTACTAGACTCAGTTACTCTg GTAAACATGGGGCGGTGGAAGAGGAAGCAGAAAGTGAAGTGAGAGCTTGGTTTCCTTgccctttctgttatgtggaaATTGAAGTTCTTGTGCTTTGTATCCATCTACAAGAAGAGCATTGTTTCGACTTGAAAAACGCG GTTTGTCCCATATGTGCTGCGAACTTGGGAAAAGATCCGCTCAGCCATTTCACTGTGCAGCATATGCATTCAATTAAG CAGAGGCGGAAAAAATCCCTAAAATCTGGTTTCTGGAGCAATGTATCTCCAAATGTAGTGAAGGACTTGCGAGAACTAAGTTCATTTCTTGGTACAAGTTCAGCCACTAGCTTGAGTGAACCTGCTCATGATCCACTCCTTTCACCATTTCTTTACAATGTGCCTTTGTCAGTCTTTAAAGGCAGCCAGAAGGGTGCGCCCTCTTGTATCGCTGCAACAAGTGACGCGACAAG caCCAACGAAGCACTGTCAAATGAAGTGGACGAACAAAAGTACGAGGAAAAAAACCTTCGCGCTAAATTCATCCAGGAGCTGGTTGCATCAGCCATTTAA
- the LOC140877427 gene encoding uncharacterized protein, with amino-acid sequence MKRDCPQAAGGSVSGSGSQSYVSQKSQGPSIGSSNQRPRVFGQVFALSQDRIQQENENVIVGTFILCGIPAFVLIDTGASHSFIFARFVKCHRIPFVSLDVVVSVSTLTDLLTAYRATMDCYQKILQFLPVEGDSWFFYGEGVQPLMPLVSNLKAFQALEAGGEGYLIYAIDASMGIRALEDFPVVCEYSDVFLDEIPGFPTVREVEFGIELVPGTIPISHTPCRLAQSEMRELQQQLQDLLDKGYIRPRVLPWGEPVLFVKKKDGSMRLCIDYRQFNRVTIKNKYHLSRIDDLFDELQGT; translated from the exons atgaagagagattgcccGCAGGCTGCTGGAGGATCAgtttctggttctggttctcagTCTTACGTTTCGCAAAAGTCTCAGGGACCGTCTATAGGGAGCTCCAATCAAAGGCCTCGTGTTTTTGGACAGGTGTTTGCGCTGAGTCAGGATCGGATTCAGCAGGAGAACGAGAATGTTATTGTAGGTACATTTATTCTATGCGGCATTCCTGCATTCGTTCtcattgataccggtgcatcacaTTCTTTCATTTTTGCACGGTTTGTTAAGTGTCATAGAATACCGTTTGTGTCTCTAGACGTAGTGGTTTCTGTTTCTACACTGACTG ATCTTTTGACTGCGTATAGAGCTACTATGGATTGCTATCAGAAGATATTGCAGTTTCTTCCGGTTGAGGgcgatagctggtttttctatggggAGGGAGTACAACCCCTTATGCCTTTGGTATCAAATTTGAAAGCTTTCCAGGCTTTGGAGGctggtggggaaggctaccttatctatgctaTTGATGCATCCATGGGGATTAGGGCCCTTGAGGATTTTCCAGTTGTCTGCGAGTACTCAGATGTTTTTCTCGATGAGATTCCAGGGTTTCCTACAGTCCGCGAGGTTGAGTTTGGAATTGAGCTCGTGCCAGGAACGATACCGATTTCTCACACACCTTGTCGTCTGGCTCAATCAGAGATGAGGGAGCTGCAGCAGCAGCTGCAAGATTTGTTGgacaagggatatattcgtccaagGGTTTTGCCTTGGGGAGAGCCAGTGttattcgtcaagaagaaagatggttctatgcgcCTCTGTATCGATTATAGACAGTTTAACCGAGTGAcgatcaagaacaagtatcatttATCGcgcattgatgatttgttcgatgaGCTTCAGGGTACTTAA
- the LOC140877426 gene encoding uncharacterized protein, with product MLHCYGDQIKCKVFLTTLVDSAQRWFENLEEGSIKTFKEFREVFLQHFSSSKRYKKTTLSLFEIKQPNKESLRAYIKKFNRVALEVPACAPKTKITAFTQGLKEGEFFRSLVKRASREKGNQSNPRRRRPDQPGRLATYAPHKIARDREIHLCEENAQPFPPKRPGKYCSIHRVNTHDTSECRRLISEPGQSVPEEARHVEKKQRGRPWVPRLDITRANMPDPPRAREMTPRRPEKEPREGSSKGVINMISGGSTDGDSNRARKSWSKRESLGIEARRLDPSPIITFGPGDLEGVCLPHNDALHIRARVANYDVRRVFMDSGSSVNVIFQEAFEQMDLQGCEIHPVKTSLYGFAGHNVRPRGEVWLPITLGSGDIKKTVMALFTVVEAPSSYNIILGRPSLNDFMAVATAYHQKIKFPVENQVGEVKGDQHSSRRCYADTI from the exons ATGTTACATTGCTATGGTGATCAAATTAAGTGCAAGGTATTCCTGACTACCTTGGTGGATTCTGCTCAAAGGTGGTTCGAAAACTTGGAAGAAGGTAGTATTAAgactttcaaagaattcagggaaGTCTTTTTACAACACTTCAGCAGTAGCAAGCGATATAAAAAGACCACTCTCAGCCTTTTTGAAATAAAGCAGCCGAACAAGGAGTCTCTGAGGGCTTATATTAAAAAGTTCAATAGAGTGGCCCTGGAAGTACCTGCATGTGCGCCGAAAACCAAAATCACCGCTTTCACACAGGGACTTAAAGAAGGAGAATTTTTTCGGTCTTTAGTCAAGAGGGCTTCCCG GGAGAAAGGAAACCAGAGTAATCCGAGGAGAAGAAGGCCGGATCAACCAGGGAGGCTTGCCACCTATGCTCCCCACAAGATAGCTCGAGACCGAGAGATTCATCTATGTGAGGAGAATGCCCAACCGTTTCCTCCAAAGAGGCCGGGAAAATATTGCTCGATACATCGGGTAAACACCCATGACACCAGTGAGTGCCGGAGGCTCATATCAGAGCCAGGACAGTCTGTACCAGAGGAAGCAAGGCACGTGGAGAAGAAGCAGCGGGGACGTCCCTGGGTGCCACGGCTCGACATCACACGGGCCAATATGCCCGACCCTCCAAGAGCTCGGGAGATGACGCCTCGAAGGCCAGAAAAAGAACCCCGAGAGGGATCTTCTAAAGGAGTGATCAACATGATTTCGGGAGGGTCCACTGATGGGGACTCTAATAGGGCTCGAAAATCTTGGAGTAAAAGAGAAAGCCTGGGAATCGAGGCCCGGAGACTGGACCCCAGCCCAATCATTACATTTGGGCCGGGGGATTTGGAAGGGGTGTGCCTGCCTCACAACGATGCTTTACATATCCGGGCTCGAGTTGCTAACTATGACGTGAGAAGGGTGTTTATGGATTCGGGGAGTTCTGTAAATGTCATCTTCCAAGAAGCATTCGAGCAAATGGACTTACAAGGGTGTGAGATCCATCCCGTGAAAACATCTCTATATGGGTTCGCAGGACATAACGTTCGGCCCAGAGGAGAAGTGTGGCTACCAATCACCCTGGGATCGGGCGATATAAAGAAGACTGTCATGGCCCTCTTTACCGTGGTGGAAGCCCCGTCTTCCTACAATATCATCCTAGGAAGACCGTCCCTGAATGATTTTATGGCTGTCGCCACTGCATACCACCAGAAGATCAAATTCCCGGTGGAAAATCAAGTGGGCGAGGTAAAAGGAGATCAGCATTCCTCTCGGCGATGCTATGCGGACACCATCTGA
- the LOC140883865 gene encoding protein DEHYDRATION-INDUCED 19 homolog 5-like isoform X2: MDVDFWAARVHSAKNIANVQPTRLSYSGKHGAVEEEAESEVRAWFPCPFCYVEIEVLVLCIHLQEEHCFDLKNAVCPICAANLGKDPLSHFTVQHMHSIKRRKKSLKSGFWSNVSPNVVKDLRELSSFLGTSSATSLSEPAHDPLLSPFLYNVPLSVFKGSQKGAPSCIAATSDATSTNEALSNEVDEQKYEEKNLRAKFIQELVASAI, encoded by the exons ATGGATGTGGATTTTTGGGCTGCAAGAGTTCACTCAGCCAAGAACATCGCTAATGTCCAGCCTACTAGACTCAGTTACTCTg GTAAACATGGGGCGGTGGAAGAGGAAGCAGAAAGTGAAGTGAGAGCTTGGTTTCCTTgccctttctgttatgtggaaATTGAAGTTCTTGTGCTTTGTATCCATCTACAAGAAGAGCATTGTTTCGACTTGAAAAACGCG GTTTGTCCCATATGTGCTGCGAACTTGGGAAAAGATCCGCTCAGCCATTTCACTGTGCAGCATATGCATTCAATTAAG AGGCGGAAAAAATCCCTAAAATCTGGTTTCTGGAGCAATGTATCTCCAAATGTAGTGAAGGACTTGCGAGAACTAAGTTCATTTCTTGGTACAAGTTCAGCCACTAGCTTGAGTGAACCTGCTCATGATCCACTCCTTTCACCATTTCTTTACAATGTGCCTTTGTCAGTCTTTAAAGGCAGCCAGAAGGGTGCGCCCTCTTGTATCGCTGCAACAAGTGACGCGACAAG caCCAACGAAGCACTGTCAAATGAAGTGGACGAACAAAAGTACGAGGAAAAAAACCTTCGCGCTAAATTCATCCAGGAGCTGGTTGCATCAGCCATTTAA